Proteins from a single region of Carnobacterium mobile DSM 4848:
- a CDS encoding LlaJI family restriction endonuclease — MRHFFHDGDTVTLSDDYLFSQEDWIIDYDRNENNEILNSSGSKVLKFVGIIINQDNQDVVISFPKKYRVTDIEKDTELILQVLIKDYSENIGEKQVESNYPFASFFYVYDFFKDYGLIYTNKVFNKANVGGKINWDYTIKNSMKFISNGSLIHIPLYFKKKHPFSDFLTECIIYCIDYTLDKFQMIIKLEKTGHKFPEYNFFQDKKYVLDRLYSIRNNTFSDLMLNLIDELIKFFSTFDAQGNIYIKNHYFSSVWEKMVEKYLTVNFESYNVASNSLEFKKNIHKVEFKKEVFRPNERNENNSFSPDHYYFSNNKQYIFDAKYYNNFKGIDYKQISYLAFLYNYRHHEGQISPSFEKTYSALILPGEKRNHKVHFKMKPKYNKEMKNIIIVEEYLDIKEVIKCYLNKDFSIQ; from the coding sequence GTGAGACATTTTTTCCATGATGGAGATACAGTAACATTATCGGACGATTATTTGTTTAGTCAGGAAGATTGGATAATTGACTATGATAGAAATGAGAACAATGAGATTTTAAATTCTTCTGGATCTAAAGTTTTAAAATTTGTAGGTATTATAATTAATCAAGACAACCAAGACGTCGTTATATCGTTCCCTAAAAAGTACAGAGTCACCGATATTGAAAAAGATACTGAATTAATTTTACAAGTTTTGATTAAAGACTACTCGGAAAATATTGGTGAAAAACAAGTCGAATCAAACTACCCTTTTGCTTCTTTCTTTTACGTGTATGATTTTTTTAAAGATTACGGATTAATCTATACGAATAAAGTATTTAATAAAGCTAATGTAGGTGGAAAGATAAATTGGGATTATACTATTAAAAATTCTATGAAATTTATATCTAATGGTAGCCTTATACATATCCCACTTTATTTCAAAAAAAAGCATCCTTTTTCAGATTTTCTAACGGAATGCATAATCTATTGTATCGATTATACATTAGACAAATTCCAAATGATTATAAAATTAGAAAAAACAGGTCATAAATTTCCTGAATATAATTTTTTTCAAGACAAAAAATATGTATTAGACCGTTTATATAGCATAAGAAATAATACATTTAGTGATTTAATGCTAAACTTAATTGATGAATTGATTAAGTTTTTTAGTACATTTGACGCTCAAGGAAATATATATATAAAGAATCACTACTTTAGTTCTGTTTGGGAAAAAATGGTCGAAAAATATCTTACAGTAAATTTCGAATCTTACAATGTTGCAAGCAATAGTTTAGAATTTAAGAAAAATATTCATAAAGTAGAGTTTAAAAAAGAAGTTTTTCGTCCTAATGAAAGGAATGAAAATAATTCTTTTTCTCCAGATCATTACTATTTTAGCAATAATAAACAATATATTTTTGATGCAAAATATTATAATAATTTTAAAGGAATTGACTATAAACAGATATCTTACTTAGCATTTCTATATAATTATAGGCATCATGAAGGACAAATATCTCCAAGTTTTGAAAAAACTTATTCCGCCCTAATCTTACCTGGTGAAAAAAGAAATCATAAAGTACATTTTAAAATGAAACCGAAGTATAATAAAGAGATGAAAAATATAATTATAGTAGAAGAATATTTAGATATTAAAGAAGTAATAAAATGCTACTTAAATAAAGATTTTAGTATCCAATAG
- a CDS encoding MobC family plasmid mobilization relaxosome protein — protein sequence MSDREIFEENFAERKPKRKDPKQISFRVSETEFEKLQRSAESLQMSVPAFVKSKAQGAKLVTPKVDRPGAIEIAKQLRAIGNNVNQMARVTNATELDPAAAANLTAELQKVRKELNQIWEKLT from the coding sequence ATGAGCGATCGAGAGATTTTTGAGGAGAATTTTGCTGAGAGGAAACCGAAGCGAAAAGATCCGAAACAAATCAGCTTTCGAGTGAGCGAAACCGAATTTGAAAAGTTGCAGCGCTCCGCTGAAAGTTTGCAAATGAGTGTGCCGGCTTTTGTTAAAAGCAAGGCACAAGGGGCTAAGCTCGTAACGCCGAAAGTTGATCGGCCAGGTGCGATTGAAATCGCCAAGCAATTACGAGCAATCGGCAACAATGTAAACCAGATGGCACGCGTGACGAATGCCACAGAATTGGATCCGGCAGCAGCGGCCAACCTAACGGCTGAACTACAAAAGGTACGAAAGGAATTAAATCAGATATGGGAAAAGTTAACGTAA
- a CDS encoding relaxase/mobilization nuclease domain-containing protein, whose translation MATIKLARSTSCSRCINYAEPRATVKSGLNCDVDYAKTQMKATRMIYGKDDKVQAHTLIQSFKPGEVTPEQANELGYELARKIAGGHQVAIYTHTDKDHVHNHIVINSVNMDTGLKFQAHGVAAIEEVKQLNDAICLNHGLTVPEEKANIRYTAAEKGILERPGQTSWKDEIREKIDQTKQTASTFDEFKEQLEKSGVQVIERGKTVTYQHINENKKVRAKKLGEDYEKETLIHGFERHLEPTENRNEPSTTESRAVDAGYPALDPSIDRDPELQRSDAATEKLGKSQSGEQFTGDSRRDPFSPEQLQQHLEKLRNHTDQLQRDSSKAVRRVLDPIEKDLKQPLNEKQNRDREDPARNEPEQPTIKRDQPNHNRDHGPSL comes from the coding sequence ATGGCTACTATTAAATTAGCGCGCAGCACCAGCTGTTCACGCTGCATTAATTACGCTGAACCGCGCGCAACCGTAAAAAGCGGCTTAAATTGTGACGTCGATTACGCCAAGACTCAAATGAAAGCCACACGTATGATCTACGGAAAAGACGACAAGGTCCAAGCACATACCCTTATTCAATCATTTAAGCCGGGTGAGGTCACGCCTGAGCAAGCAAATGAACTTGGGTACGAATTAGCCCGAAAAATCGCTGGCGGTCACCAAGTGGCGATTTACACCCATACCGATAAAGACCACGTGCACAATCATATCGTAATCAATAGCGTCAATATGGATACCGGCTTGAAATTTCAAGCCCATGGAGTAGCAGCGATTGAAGAAGTGAAACAATTGAATGACGCCATTTGTTTGAATCACGGCTTAACCGTTCCAGAAGAAAAAGCCAACATTCGCTACACTGCCGCAGAAAAAGGTATTTTAGAACGCCCTGGCCAAACCAGTTGGAAAGATGAAATCAGAGAAAAAATCGACCAAACCAAACAAACCGCCAGCACTTTTGACGAATTTAAAGAACAACTAGAAAAAAGTGGTGTACAGGTGATTGAACGAGGAAAAACCGTTACGTATCAGCATATCAATGAAAATAAAAAAGTCCGCGCCAAAAAATTAGGCGAAGACTACGAAAAGGAGACCCTTATCCATGGCTTTGAAAGACACCTTGAACCAACAGAAAACAGAAATGAACCTTCAACCACCGAATCAAGAGCAGTTGACGCAGGATATCCAGCACTTGATCCAAGTATTGACCGAGATCCGGAACTACAGCGGAGCGACGCTGCAACAGAAAAGCTTGGAAAAAGCCAATCTGGAGAACAATTTACAGGAGATTCAAGACGTGACCCATTCAGTCCTGAACAGCTTCAACAGCACCTTGAAAAACTTAGAAACCACACAGACCAACTTCAACGAGACAGCTCAAAAGCAGTCCGAAGAGTCCTTGACCCAATTGAAAAAGATCTTAAGCAACCTCTTAACGAAAAACAAAACCGAGATCGAGAAGATCCAGCACGAAATGAACCAGAACAACCAACAATTAAGCGAGATCAACCAAACCATAACCGAGACCATGGACCAAGTCTTTAA
- a CDS encoding RepB family plasmid replication initiator protein has product MQNSNHDMSHRVIHMEDLYRQKTVEHNDLVTSVAKMDKVPLKFFELAVSCLDTENTPKNNTVFLSKKTLFSFFKAEDNDKHARFKKALTTLHRQSIFEVREVNAKGKLNFKIISPISSSEWNDYDDIVAIKFTEDIMPYLIDLKRNFTQYLITDLMELNSKYSIILYKWFSMNYNQYETYKDTMKRTKNQIIQMKNPYIEIQELRRMTNTVSEYERIFDFEKNILKLALGEVNKYTHFTVTYEKVKKGRSIAGIQFYIDKKTVKNSLPYKENDLEYIKDKAQQEQEQQDLFNKAIQNKYTTLLGENLLIGFRDMQDIPKMANLQKQVYPLYDDLKKLRGVNGVKDHINYVATHKDGAEPQMQNIVKYLKRSIEQYLKIVKIQNID; this is encoded by the coding sequence ATGCAAAATTCGAATCATGATATGTCTCATAGAGTGATACATATGGAAGATTTATATCGTCAAAAAACAGTAGAACATAATGACTTAGTGACTAGTGTAGCTAAAATGGATAAAGTTCCTTTAAAGTTTTTTGAGTTAGCAGTATCTTGCTTGGATACTGAGAATACTCCTAAAAATAATACAGTTTTTTTATCGAAAAAAACTCTCTTTTCTTTTTTTAAAGCAGAAGATAACGATAAACATGCTCGGTTCAAAAAGGCTTTAACTACATTACATAGACAGTCTATTTTTGAGGTTCGAGAAGTAAATGCAAAAGGTAAATTAAACTTTAAAATTATATCTCCTATATCCAGTAGCGAATGGAACGATTATGATGATATTGTAGCAATTAAATTTACAGAAGATATTATGCCCTATTTGATTGATTTAAAACGCAATTTCACCCAATATTTGATTACTGATCTTATGGAGTTAAATAGCAAATATAGTATCATTCTATATAAATGGTTTTCTATGAATTACAATCAATATGAAACTTATAAAGACACAATGAAACGTACTAAAAATCAGATTATTCAAATGAAAAATCCTTACATTGAAATTCAAGAATTACGTCGAATGACAAATACAGTGAGTGAATATGAAAGGATATTTGATTTTGAAAAAAATATATTGAAATTAGCTTTAGGGGAAGTAAATAAATACACACATTTTACTGTCACTTATGAAAAAGTGAAAAAAGGACGTTCCATTGCTGGTATTCAGTTTTATATTGATAAAAAAACCGTAAAAAATTCTCTGCCCTACAAAGAGAATGATCTGGAGTATATAAAAGATAAAGCACAACAGGAACAAGAACAGCAAGATCTTTTTAATAAGGCTATACAGAATAAATATACGACGTTATTAGGAGAAAACTTGTTGATAGGATTTCGAGATATGCAGGATATTCCCAAAATGGCTAATCTACAAAAACAAGTTTATCCTCTTTATGACGATTTAAAAAAATTAAGAGGGGTGAATGGTGTTAAAGATCACATTAATTATGTAGCTACCCATAAAGATGGAGCAGAACCTCAAATGCAAAATATAGTTAAATATCTTAAACGCTCAATCGAGCAATATCTGAAAATAGTAAAAATTCAAAATATAGACTAA
- a CDS encoding DUF536 domain-containing protein has translation MSNNRVQIIVRTTTEEKEKIKEIAKLKNKSMNQLIIDSVIDSANDSAKDSENDTVEDRSVIAIFNSQLENKDKQIDKLQNLLDQQQQLSLQSNKQMEQLQLQLSNETAEDLTRSVSNQLVNDEDVRETTEKKGFFSKIFKK, from the coding sequence TTGTCTAATAATCGTGTACAAATAATTGTAAGAACTACAACAGAAGAGAAGGAAAAGATAAAAGAAATAGCGAAATTAAAAAATAAGTCTATGAACCAATTAATTATAGATAGCGTAATTGATAGCGCTAATGATAGCGCTAAAGATAGCGAGAATGATACTGTTGAAGATCGCTCTGTTATTGCGATTTTCAACAGTCAATTAGAAAATAAGGACAAGCAAATTGATAAACTACAAAATCTACTTGATCAGCAGCAACAATTATCGCTTCAATCAAATAAACAAATGGAACAATTGCAGCTGCAATTATCTAATGAAACCGCAGAAGATTTAACTCGCTCAGTTAGTAATCAATTAGTTAATGATGAAGACGTTCGTGAAACAACTGAAAAGAAGGGTTTTTTTAGTAAGATTTTCAAAAAGTAA
- a CDS encoding HU family DNA-binding protein: MNRHDFVRLIAANEDVTIDDATEMVNSVLKGIEDALKKEQSLRFIGFGKFDIVQRSARKGRNPKTGEEILIPAKRRIIFKPGKQLEENVLGYSKPNKKSKK; encoded by the coding sequence ATGAACAGGCATGATTTTGTTCGGTTGATTGCTGCAAACGAGGATGTAACCATTGATGACGCAACGGAAATGGTTAATAGTGTCTTAAAGGGAATAGAAGACGCTTTAAAGAAAGAACAATCTCTTAGGTTTATCGGTTTTGGTAAGTTTGATATTGTTCAGCGCTCTGCCAGAAAAGGAAGAAACCCAAAAACTGGAGAGGAAATACTTATTCCTGCCAAACGAAGAATAATTTTTAAACCTGGAAAACAGTTGGAAGAAAATGTGTTAGGCTATTCTAAACCAAATAAAAAATCAAAGAAATAA
- a CDS encoding tyrosine-type recombinase/integrase: MSYNVQPLRTQQEINDFLFCLRRNINAERDVFLFLIGINSGLRMSDIVKLKKKDILSSKNPRIVEQKTGKTRILYLSSLQDLIQEYTNDLDPEDDLFPSTKGGHLEVNTVYQMFQKVAKLLGRDDIGTHTLRKTFGYHYYKKTKDVATLMEIFGHSSEKITKRYIGINEDEISETLLNFRLGF; this comes from the coding sequence ATGAGTTATAACGTCCAACCCTTAAGAACCCAGCAAGAAATCAACGACTTTTTATTCTGTTTGAGGCGCAATATAAACGCCGAACGCGACGTTTTTTTATTTTTGATCGGGATTAACAGCGGTTTGCGCATGTCCGATATTGTCAAATTGAAGAAAAAAGACATTCTTTCGTCTAAAAACCCCCGAATCGTAGAACAAAAAACTGGGAAAACCCGTATTTTGTATTTAAGCAGTCTGCAAGATTTGATCCAAGAGTATACAAACGATTTGGATCCGGAGGATGATTTGTTTCCGAGCACCAAAGGCGGCCATTTAGAAGTCAACACAGTCTACCAGATGTTTCAGAAGGTGGCTAAGCTCTTGGGAAGAGACGATATCGGCACGCACACGCTGCGGAAGACGTTTGGGTATCATTACTACAAGAAAACAAAAGACGTGGCCACACTCATGGAAATCTTCGGTCACAGCAGCGAAAAAATTACAAAGCGTTATATTGGAATCAATGAAGATGAAATTAGCGAGACTTTGTTGAACTTTAGATTAGGATTCTAG
- a CDS encoding DNA adenine methylase: MPFIEEVINKYNIEGETFADLFAGAGSVGDYFKGNYTILSNDYLYFSKVVNDAKLLNNEIPKFDRFKTKFQCSPFEWFNNKEYKSKVHFFVYNNYSPVGERMYLLKRTR; this comes from the coding sequence GTGCCGTTTATTGAAGAAGTTATAAATAAGTACAATATAGAAGGTGAAACTTTTGCTGATTTATTTGCAGGAGCAGGTTCAGTAGGAGACTATTTTAAGGGAAATTATACTATTTTATCAAATGATTATTTATACTTTTCTAAAGTAGTAAACGATGCAAAATTGTTAAACAATGAAATTCCAAAATTTGATAGATTCAAAACCAAATTTCAATGTTCACCTTTTGAATGGTTTAATAATAAAGAATACAAATCCAAGGTGCATTTTTTTGTATATAACAATTATTCTCCCGTAGGAGAAAGAATGTATTTACTGAAGAGAACGCGATAA
- a CDS encoding DNA adenine methylase, with amino-acid sequence MLEYNEYSFLLASLLESVTKVSNTSGTYQAYFKFWESRSSKLLVLRPLEMTETLSVNKNNIVYNKNTNQLVREISGDIAYIDPPYTTTQYVNSYHVLETIAKYDYPEVFGITGRRKKREFSGYSNNKLALYEFEDLFRQMILSIY; translated from the coding sequence ATTTTAGAGTATAATGAATATTCATTTTTACTAGCTTCACTTTTAGAATCGGTCACAAAAGTTTCAAACACTTCTGGAACTTATCAAGCGTACTTTAAATTTTGGGAATCTCGTTCTAGTAAACTATTAGTTCTTAGACCACTAGAAATGACAGAAACATTGTCAGTTAATAAAAATAATATAGTCTACAATAAGAATACGAATCAATTAGTGAGAGAAATTTCAGGAGATATTGCCTATATCGATCCACCCTATACAACAACTCAATATGTTAATTCATATCATGTTCTAGAAACAATAGCTAAGTATGACTATCCAGAAGTATTTGGCATAACTGGTAGAAGGAAGAAAAGAGAATTTTCAGGATATTCTAATAATAAATTAGCTCTATATGAGTTTGAAGATCTATTTCGACAAATGATTTTGAGCATATATTAG
- a CDS encoding DNA adenine methylase, with protein sequence MKLIYSSNVFFQNIIRFNSKHQMNTPTGNNEFNEGSIQRIKNFNVKSTSFELINGNYLDLDPTMYPKDTIFYFDPPYFITNSEYIDGKRGMNGWDSNQETELLQYISKLNDLGYKFMLSNVLEHRGKMNNILIEWIDTHDFEVVDIGRTGIKFPRYEVLIKNFD encoded by the coding sequence ATTAAACTTATTTATTCTTCAAATGTATTCTTTCAAAATATAATTAGATTTAATAGTAAACACCAAATGAATACACCTACAGGAAATAATGAATTCAATGAAGGCTCAATTCAAAGAATCAAAAATTTTAATGTTAAATCCACTTCTTTTGAATTAATTAATGGTAATTACTTAGACTTAGATCCAACTATGTATCCAAAAGATACTATTTTTTATTTTGACCCTCCTTACTTTATAACAAATTCTGAATATATAGATGGAAAAAGAGGAATGAACGGCTGGGATTCAAATCAAGAAACTGAATTATTACAATATATCTCAAAATTAAATGATTTAGGATATAAATTCATGCTCTCTAATGTATTAGAACATCGCGGTAAGATGAATAATATTTTAATAGAATGGATCGATACCCATGATTTTGAAGTAGTTGATATTGGTCGTACAGGAATCAAATTTCCTAGATATGAAGTCTTGATTAAAAATTTTGACTAA
- a CDS encoding LlaJI family restriction endonuclease — protein sequence MRHFFHDGDTVTLSDDYLFSQEDWIIDYDRNENNEILNSSGSKVLKFVGIIINQDNQDVVISFPKKYRVTDIEKDTELILQVLIKDYSENIGEKQVESNYPFASFFYVYDFFKDYGLIYTNKVFNKANVGGKINWDYTIKNSMKFISNGSLIHIPLYFKKKHPFSDFLTECIIYCIDYTLDKFQMIIKLEKTGHKFPEYNFFQDKKYVLDRLYSIRNNTFSDLMLNLIDELIKFLVHLTLKEIYI from the coding sequence GTGAGACATTTTTTCCATGATGGAGATACAGTAACATTATCGGACGATTATTTGTTTAGTCAGGAAGATTGGATAATTGACTATGATAGAAATGAGAACAATGAGATTTTAAATTCTTCTGGATCTAAAGTTTTAAAATTTGTAGGTATTATAATTAATCAAGACAACCAAGACGTCGTTATATCGTTCCCTAAAAAGTACAGAGTCACCGATATTGAAAAAGATACTGAATTAATTTTACAAGTTTTGATTAAAGACTACTCGGAAAATATTGGTGAAAAACAAGTCGAATCAAACTACCCTTTTGCTTCTTTCTTTTACGTGTATGATTTTTTTAAAGATTACGGATTAATCTATACGAATAAAGTATTTAATAAAGCTAATGTAGGTGGAAAGATAAATTGGGATTATACTATTAAAAATTCTATGAAATTTATATCTAATGGTAGCCTTATACATATCCCACTTTATTTCAAAAAAAAGCATCCTTTTTCAGATTTTCTAACGGAATGCATAATCTATTGTATCGATTATACATTAGACAAATTCCAAATGATTATAAAATTAGAAAAAACAGGTCATAAATTTCCTGAATATAATTTTTTTCAAGACAAAAAATATGTATTAGACCGTTTATATAGCATAAGAAATAATACATTTAGTGATTTAATGCTAAACTTAATTGATGAATTGATTAAGTTTTTAGTACATTTGACGCTCAAGGAAATATATATATAA